In the genome of Solibacillus silvestris, one region contains:
- a CDS encoding cation transporter encodes MGEHHHHHHHSHSTNKKVLFISFLIITGFMIVEAIGGVLTNSLALLSDAGHMLSDAVSLGIALMAIVFAQKVANASKTFGYKRIEILAATLNGLTLIIIALFIFYEAIGRFMNPPAVASTGMLVISSIGLAVNILVAWIMMRGADTKENLNMRGAYLHVISDMIGSIGAIVAALLILFFDWGWADPLASVFVAALVLRSGYHLTKASLHILMEGTPQDITVDEIIETIEKYEEVKALHDLHIWTITSGLNALSCHVVVNDDLTIKESEQFLEKVEHDLLHQNIHHVTIQVETTTHQHDHSVYCTAKQDSSHQHHHHHH; translated from the coding sequence ATGGGAGAGCATCATCATCACCATCATCATTCGCATAGTACGAACAAGAAAGTGCTGTTTATATCCTTTTTAATTATTACCGGGTTTATGATTGTCGAAGCGATTGGTGGGGTGCTGACGAACAGTCTTGCGCTGCTTTCTGACGCAGGACATATGTTAAGCGACGCCGTTTCACTTGGAATTGCATTAATGGCTATTGTATTTGCACAAAAAGTAGCAAATGCCAGTAAAACATTCGGCTACAAACGTATTGAAATATTGGCTGCCACACTAAATGGACTGACGTTAATCATCATCGCGCTGTTTATTTTTTATGAAGCGATCGGCCGTTTCATGAATCCTCCTGCAGTTGCTTCAACCGGGATGCTCGTAATCAGCAGTATCGGGTTGGCAGTAAATATTTTAGTCGCATGGATTATGATGCGCGGTGCGGATACGAAGGAAAATTTAAATATGAGAGGCGCCTATTTGCACGTGATCAGTGACATGATCGGTTCAATCGGTGCCATTGTTGCCGCATTGCTTATCCTGTTCTTTGATTGGGGATGGGCAGATCCATTGGCCAGTGTCTTTGTAGCTGCGCTTGTGCTTCGAAGCGGATATCATTTAACGAAAGCTTCATTGCATATTTTAATGGAAGGCACACCTCAGGATATTACTGTTGATGAAATCATAGAAACGATTGAGAAATATGAAGAGGTAAAAGCGCTTCATGACTTGCACATCTGGACAATTACAAGTGGATTAAATGCGCTGTCATGTCACGTTGTTGTAAATGATGACTTGACGATTAAGGAAAGTGAGCAATTTTTAGAGAAAGTTGAACATGATCTTCTACATCAAAATATTCATCACGTGACGATTCAAGTTGAAACAACTACGCATCAGCACGACCATTCGGTTTATTGTACAGCGAAGCAAGATTCAAGCCATCAGCACCATCACCACCATCATTAA
- a CDS encoding nucleotide excision repair endonuclease produces MIKIEMPKPDLVIRQREQVLKPGDVEITPYFGFIDFHKITRDKGGIFFFYNEKNELLFVGKARKIRQRIKKHFEDNVSPMKNHRAEIHKIEVYEIEDPMEREIYETFAINQFQSKYNIDKVFFERA; encoded by the coding sequence TTGATTAAAATTGAAATGCCAAAACCAGATTTAGTAATTCGTCAACGCGAACAAGTGTTAAAACCAGGGGATGTTGAAATTACACCATACTTCGGATTTATTGATTTCCATAAAATTACGCGTGATAAAGGCGGTATCTTCTTCTTCTATAATGAAAAGAACGAGCTTTTATTCGTAGGTAAAGCACGTAAAATCCGTCAACGTATCAAAAAGCACTTTGAAGACAATGTTTCACCAATGAAAAACCACCGTGCTGAAATTCACAAAATTGAAGTATATGAAATTGAAGATCCAATGGAACGTGAAATTTACGAAACATTTGCAATCAATCAATTCCAGTCAAAATACAATATCGATAAAGTTTTTTTCGAACGCGCATAA
- a CDS encoding transcriptional regulator, giving the protein MTRKQLIIDSALHLFAEKGIEATSVQQITDHCGISKGAFYLSFKSKDELVFSIIEHFMNNIIREVDQAVSEGNTPSEKLHIYFVHTMKVLSHYAGFADILMKENVSAINKALIERIHYYVELSNKNLEKLLFEVFGEQIEGRQYDLVVIVNGMVQSYMQYIFDSCQTFDAMRFADSLVEKTTLLATKSKIALLQNTSQFYRRIENYSIDHIVEELMLLQQQTTNNLELDSLQLLIEELKSENPRNAIIIGLISNLEKNESFNWITLYLKKQYS; this is encoded by the coding sequence ATGACAAGAAAACAATTGATAATCGATTCAGCACTACATTTATTTGCCGAAAAAGGGATAGAAGCTACGTCAGTACAGCAAATTACCGATCATTGCGGCATTTCTAAAGGTGCTTTTTATTTATCATTTAAATCAAAAGACGAGCTCGTTTTTTCTATTATTGAACATTTTATGAACAATATAATTCGCGAAGTTGACCAAGCAGTCAGTGAAGGTAATACGCCTTCAGAAAAGCTCCATATCTACTTTGTTCATACTATGAAAGTATTGTCACACTATGCGGGATTTGCGGATATTTTGATGAAGGAAAACGTTTCTGCCATCAATAAGGCATTAATTGAACGGATTCATTATTATGTAGAGCTTTCCAATAAAAATTTGGAAAAGCTGCTGTTTGAAGTATTTGGCGAACAAATCGAGGGACGACAATATGATTTAGTCGTTATTGTAAATGGGATGGTTCAATCGTATATGCAGTATATTTTCGACTCGTGCCAGACATTTGATGCGATGAGGTTTGCAGATTCGCTTGTTGAGAAGACAACTTTATTAGCGACAAAAAGTAAAATAGCGCTGTTGCAAAATACTTCACAGTTTTACAGACGGATCGAAAATTATTCGATTGATCATATAGTGGAGGAACTGATGTTGCTTCAACAGCAGACGACGAACAACTTGGAACTCGATTCCCTCCAATTATTAATAGAAGAACTGAAAAGTGAAAATCCAAGAAATGCGATCATTATTGGTCTCATCTCCAATTTAGAAAAAAACGAGTCCTTTAATTGGATTACGTTATATTTGAAAAAGCAATACAGTTAA
- a CDS encoding transcriptional regulator, which produces MTMEKRTQHELDEETLFVVSQTFKALSDPTRIRILNMLCCEEHSVNDIAEKLDLNQSAVSHQLRFLKNLRLVKFRREGTTLYYTSADEHVINLLHQAIDHAHH; this is translated from the coding sequence ATGACAATGGAAAAAAGAACCCAACATGAATTGGATGAAGAAACATTGTTTGTCGTTTCGCAAACGTTCAAGGCGTTAAGCGATCCGACACGAATCCGTATTTTAAACATGTTATGCTGTGAAGAGCATTCGGTAAATGACATTGCAGAAAAGCTCGATTTAAATCAGTCGGCGGTTTCCCACCAGTTACGTTTTTTGAAGAATTTACGTTTAGTAAAATTCAGGCGTGAAGGGACGACATTGTATTATACAAGTGCAGATGAACATGTTATCAACTTGCTCCATCAGGCAATCGATCATGCTCATCATTAA
- a CDS encoding carboxypeptidase produces MKKLLLFSLLATAIFSFSSISAEAASNAIGLGNYPVQVVAKKNTELKDERGNIIKTVSKGEKLLLKALKGTSGVINYSSKEAYIPLTDIHYIQLVNGSKIITSDEVAAKLKLVSQMYPSLTKLKMIGSSVEGRSLYSLKVGTGKKEVLMDASFHGREHMTTNVLMEMIDTYLKAYLNGTKIGKYDVKKILSEVSIVFVPMVNPDGVTLAQGGKVKTSMTKLKAMNNNSNNFNRWKANINGVDLNRQFNVNWHLIKTTKPSFKEYKGKAPNTEPEALAIKRLIDRGDHLAYISYHSSGQLIYWSQTKSKFSRTKKLVKGVSSTTGYKVMPVTKKNEPIAASEDYFTKVKDRPAMTVEIAPYAGEASVPLKRWNNVWKQNKTVGLYIANEARNW; encoded by the coding sequence ATGAAGAAACTATTGTTGTTCAGTCTATTAGCTACAGCCATATTCAGTTTTAGTTCGATTTCTGCCGAAGCAGCTTCAAACGCAATCGGGCTTGGTAATTACCCGGTGCAAGTAGTTGCGAAGAAGAATACGGAACTAAAAGATGAGCGCGGCAACATCATAAAAACTGTATCAAAAGGTGAAAAGTTATTATTGAAGGCATTAAAAGGTACATCCGGAGTTATCAACTATTCTTCAAAAGAAGCCTACATCCCTTTAACCGATATTCACTATATCCAGTTAGTCAATGGTTCGAAAATAATCACGTCCGATGAAGTGGCAGCAAAGCTAAAGCTTGTTTCTCAAATGTATCCATCACTGACGAAATTGAAGATGATCGGGAGTTCGGTTGAGGGACGTTCTTTATATTCATTAAAAGTTGGAACGGGTAAAAAGGAAGTATTAATGGATGCATCTTTTCATGGACGCGAACATATGACGACAAATGTATTGATGGAAATGATTGATACATATTTAAAAGCGTATTTGAACGGAACGAAAATTGGGAAATACGATGTAAAGAAAATTTTAAGTGAAGTGAGCATCGTATTTGTGCCAATGGTGAATCCTGATGGGGTAACACTGGCGCAAGGAGGCAAAGTAAAAACATCGATGACAAAGCTTAAAGCAATGAACAACAACAGCAACAATTTTAATCGTTGGAAAGCGAATATAAACGGTGTCGATTTGAATCGTCAATTTAATGTGAACTGGCATTTAATCAAAACGACAAAGCCTTCGTTCAAAGAATATAAAGGAAAAGCGCCAAATACTGAACCGGAAGCGCTTGCGATCAAAAGACTGATCGACCGTGGAGATCATTTAGCGTATATTTCATATCATTCTTCCGGTCAACTTATTTACTGGAGCCAAACGAAATCAAAGTTCAGCCGAACGAAAAAGTTGGTGAAAGGGGTATCGTCCACTACCGGCTATAAAGTAATGCCGGTAACAAAGAAAAATGAACCAATAGCGGCATCTGAAGATTACTTCACAAAAGTAAAAGACCGCCCTGCAATGACGGTTGAAATCGCGCCATATGCCGGGGAAGCATCCGTTCCGTTAAAAAGATGGAATAATGTTTGGAAGCAAAATAAAACAGTCGGACTTTATATAGCCAATGAGGCCCGGAATTGGTAA
- a CDS encoding hydrolase, with translation MLNYTRNGSGEVVVLVHGFLGSTAIFEKIMEPLTKQFDVIAIDLPGHGKSEMPEGEYTVYRYAEDIIDVLVMEKVEKAYWVGHSMGGYITLAAIEKQYSKIEKAVLLYSSDSSDTPEAIDKRTKQQEEIQEHGTGSFVDGVIHNFLAPDAKTEDVLFAKEVAYEGKEEGLVAALGAMKSRPNQRDLVDTISIPILVIEGEQDKAVTPITTSNPNVEKVKTNTGHLGMVEDSQTVAREIIRFLNS, from the coding sequence ATGTTAAATTATACGCGAAATGGTTCTGGGGAAGTTGTAGTATTAGTACATGGATTTTTAGGGAGTACAGCAATATTCGAAAAAATTATGGAACCTTTAACAAAGCAATTTGATGTCATTGCAATCGATTTACCAGGGCATGGAAAAAGTGAAATGCCGGAAGGGGAATATACAGTTTATCGCTATGCCGAAGATATAATCGATGTATTAGTTATGGAAAAAGTTGAAAAGGCTTATTGGGTCGGGCATTCGATGGGTGGCTATATTACATTGGCGGCAATCGAGAAACAATACTCTAAAATCGAAAAGGCTGTCTTATTGTATTCATCCGACTCATCGGATACACCAGAAGCAATCGATAAAAGAACGAAACAACAAGAAGAGATTCAGGAACATGGAACAGGCTCGTTCGTAGACGGAGTGATTCATAACTTCCTTGCGCCCGATGCAAAAACGGAAGATGTGCTGTTTGCAAAAGAAGTTGCCTATGAAGGAAAAGAAGAAGGCCTTGTTGCTGCACTAGGTGCTATGAAGTCACGTCCAAACCAACGAGATCTTGTCGATACAATATCAATTCCAATTCTCGTCATTGAAGGAGAACAGGACAAAGCTGTCACACCGATTACGACATCCAACCCGAATGTGGAGAAAGTAAAAACCAATACAGGACATCTTGGTATGGTGGAAGATTCTCAAACGGTAGCAAGAGAAATCATTCGTTTCCTAAACAGCTAA
- a CDS encoding Swarming motility protein SwrC — translation MRGLVNFVLKNKLAVWLLTIIIVFSGIYSSTRMKMESIPDISIPFLIVMGVYPGATPEQVMDDLSIPYEKAVESLEDVKAVYSTSSSNVSQVQVEYEYGVDMDEKKRQLEAALDNIELPEGAQEPSIMAISMNMMPVIALSVSSSDEDIVELTSTVEKIILPKLNKIDGVASATVTGQHLEEVAFTYDEEKMAQLSLTEESVKQMIQASDLAVSLGLYEFEDGEQAVAVDGKFKTEEQLKEMLIPVTPSETNPVPFVKLGDIAEIEKVGKVQSVSRTNGKDAIAIQIVKGQDANTVTVANAVKDLIEEEQEAISGLKIDISLDQGKPIEDSVFTMVEKAVFGGLIAVLIILLFLRDFKSTIISIISIPVSVFMALMALHWLDITLNIMTLGAITVAIGRVIDDSIVVVENIYRRMHLKEEKLQGRALIREATIEMFKPIMSSTLVTIAVFAPLVFVGGMVGELFVPFALTMSFALIASLIVAITIVPALSHTLFRKKIYGEKSESQHKEVGKLAVTYRNFLEKSLNHKWISSIIAIVLLVGSLALTPLIGFSFMGSQEEKVMYLTYTPGTGELMEETLTNIEEVEKELLKREDIDILQLSVNTEPSTDAAAMMTGGGAGGGLIYATFDPDMEDFPKAKKEVEDYIFNIGQSGEWKTQNFAMGMSSNEVSYTLYSEDLDKLNEAVAQVEDVLVDVKGLDEVESNASAPYVENVIKVDQENVLQYGLTTAQILMALQTNNTKEVLTTVESDGADINVVVQREAKSAAADIDELLETPIQTATGQTMTIGDIVELEEGTTLNSLSRQKGEYFATVSATITDKDISKATSAADEKIADLELPKGVTTGVGGVAADMAETFTQLGVAMIAAIAIVYFILVVTFGEGLAPFAILFSLPFTVIGSWIGLFATGLTISVSVMMGLLMLIGIVVTNAIVLVDRIIRMEHEGMDMREAILEAGATRLRPILMTAIATIGAMLPMAFGGAGGGLISQDLAVTVIGGLLSSTLLTLIIVPIVYEVLSKMLKKNRKDVKDN, via the coding sequence GTGAGGGGCTTGGTTAATTTCGTATTAAAGAATAAGCTTGCAGTATGGTTACTAACAATCATTATCGTGTTTTCCGGTATTTATTCATCCACGCGTATGAAAATGGAGTCGATTCCAGATATTTCGATCCCGTTCCTAATCGTTATGGGTGTTTATCCTGGGGCAACACCAGAGCAAGTAATGGATGATCTTTCAATTCCTTATGAAAAGGCAGTTGAAAGTTTAGAAGATGTAAAGGCTGTATATTCTACATCTTCATCAAATGTTTCACAAGTTCAAGTGGAATATGAATATGGCGTGGATATGGATGAAAAGAAACGTCAGTTAGAAGCTGCTTTAGATAATATTGAGCTTCCTGAAGGTGCACAAGAACCTTCAATCATGGCAATCAGTATGAACATGATGCCTGTTATTGCATTATCAGTAAGTAGTTCGGATGAAGATATTGTTGAACTGACGTCGACAGTAGAGAAAATAATTTTGCCGAAACTAAACAAAATTGACGGTGTTGCATCTGCGACAGTTACAGGTCAACATCTTGAAGAAGTTGCCTTCACATATGATGAAGAAAAGATGGCACAATTAAGTTTAACGGAAGAATCTGTTAAGCAAATGATTCAGGCAAGTGACCTTGCAGTCTCGTTAGGATTATACGAGTTTGAAGATGGAGAGCAAGCTGTTGCAGTTGACGGCAAGTTCAAAACAGAAGAACAGTTAAAAGAAATGCTGATTCCTGTAACACCTTCTGAAACCAACCCGGTTCCTTTCGTAAAACTAGGGGATATTGCTGAAATCGAAAAAGTAGGTAAAGTGCAATCAGTATCTCGAACAAATGGTAAAGATGCGATTGCGATTCAAATCGTAAAAGGCCAGGATGCCAATACGGTGACTGTAGCCAATGCGGTTAAAGATTTAATCGAAGAAGAGCAGGAAGCCATTTCAGGTCTTAAAATCGATATTTCTTTAGACCAAGGGAAACCAATTGAAGATTCCGTCTTTACAATGGTTGAAAAAGCGGTATTTGGCGGTTTAATCGCAGTATTAATTATCCTATTATTCCTGCGTGACTTTAAATCAACTATTATCTCGATTATTTCAATTCCAGTGTCAGTATTCATGGCTTTAATGGCATTGCACTGGCTGGATATTACGCTGAATATTATGACGCTTGGTGCGATTACGGTTGCAATCGGACGGGTAATTGACGACTCCATTGTAGTAGTAGAAAATATTTATCGTCGTATGCATTTAAAAGAAGAGAAATTACAAGGCCGTGCATTAATTCGTGAAGCAACAATTGAAATGTTCAAGCCGATCATGTCTTCAACATTAGTAACAATTGCAGTATTCGCACCACTTGTATTTGTAGGCGGTATGGTAGGGGAATTATTCGTACCATTCGCATTAACAATGTCATTTGCTTTAATCGCATCATTAATCGTTGCGATTACAATCGTACCTGCACTTTCACACACATTATTCCGTAAGAAAATTTACGGTGAAAAGTCTGAAAGTCAGCATAAAGAAGTCGGTAAGCTTGCAGTAACATACCGTAATTTCTTGGAAAAATCTTTAAATCATAAATGGATTTCGTCAATTATTGCGATTGTTCTATTAGTTGGTTCACTAGCGCTAACACCATTAATCGGCTTTAGTTTCATGGGTTCTCAAGAAGAGAAAGTAATGTATTTAACATACACACCTGGAACTGGCGAATTGATGGAAGAGACACTTACGAATATTGAAGAAGTAGAAAAAGAGTTATTGAAACGTGAAGATATCGATATTTTACAATTATCGGTGAACACAGAACCTTCTACTGATGCTGCTGCAATGATGACTGGCGGTGGTGCAGGCGGTGGTTTAATCTATGCGACTTTCGATCCGGATATGGAAGATTTCCCGAAAGCGAAAAAAGAAGTAGAAGACTATATCTTTAACATTGGCCAATCCGGCGAGTGGAAAACGCAAAACTTCGCGATGGGTATGTCATCGAATGAAGTAAGCTATACACTATATAGTGAAGATTTAGATAAGTTAAACGAAGCAGTTGCTCAAGTAGAAGATGTTCTAGTTGATGTTAAAGGACTTGATGAAGTTGAGTCTAATGCTTCTGCACCATATGTAGAAAATGTAATCAAAGTAGATCAGGAAAATGTATTACAATACGGTCTGACTACTGCTCAAATTTTAATGGCTTTACAAACAAATAATACAAAAGAAGTGCTGACAACTGTTGAAAGTGACGGCGCTGATATTAATGTAGTTGTTCAACGCGAAGCAAAATCTGCAGCAGCGGATATTGATGAATTACTGGAAACACCGATTCAAACGGCAACTGGTCAAACAATGACAATTGGTGACATTGTTGAACTTGAAGAAGGTACGACTTTAAATTCATTATCTCGTCAAAAAGGCGAATACTTTGCAACTGTATCTGCAACGATCACAGACAAAGATATATCAAAAGCAACATCTGCAGCAGATGAGAAAATTGCTGATCTAGAATTACCGAAAGGCGTTACGACTGGTGTAGGTGGTGTAGCTGCAGATATGGCTGAAACATTTACTCAACTAGGGGTTGCGATGATTGCAGCTATTGCGATTGTTTACTTTATCTTAGTAGTAACATTCGGTGAAGGTTTAGCACCATTTGCGATTTTATTCTCTTTACCATTTACAGTAATCGGTTCATGGATTGGATTGTTCGCAACAGGTCTTACAATTTCGGTTTCAGTTATGATGGGATTACTGATGTTAATCGGAATTGTTGTCACGAATGCGATCGTACTTGTTGACCGCATTATCCGTATGGAACATGAAGGCATGGACATGCGTGAAGCAATTCTGGAAGCCGGTGCAACTCGTTTACGTCCAATCTTAATGACGGCGATTGCAACTATTGGTGCAATGTTACCAATGGCATTCGGTGGTGCTGGCGGCGGTCTGATTTCTCAAGACCTTGCTGTAACAGTAATTGGTGGTTTATTATCATCAACATTATTAACATTAATCATCGTACCGATTGTATATGAAGTATTATCAAAAATGCTGAAGAAGAATCGTAAAGATGTAAAAGACAATTAA
- a CDS encoding MFS transporter — translation MQNELSEQTRKILLIVMIAGCFFSTLNQTLLNVALSDLMNTFSVSPTTIQWLATGFMLVNGILVPITAFLMKRFSTRQLFISAMLFLLAGSVVAACAMNFGMLLTGRMIQAVGAGIILPLMMTVIVYLFPEERRGAIMGKVGFAIIFAPAIAPTLAGFIIDYLSWRWLFISLIPFIVIIIVLAYKYLMNVNEGAKSKIDLISLIYSTFGFGLLLFGFSSAGSRGWDDGVILTTIGAGLIISILFCQRQLSSQDPLLNLSVFRYKMYSMTTIINVAITIIMYADLILLPMYLQDGRGFSALDAGLLLLPGAIINAFLSPVTGKLFDKYGAKPLFIFGLVLVALSMWLVIDLSSTTSYVYILVRTIILRIGLAFITMPLNTAALNAIPRELASHGSAVNNTIRQLAGAIGTAVIVTAYTLQLTGTSVQVNESYANAASSTYFYMFLLAIVAFIVVLFVPKHKRTMPAQETN, via the coding sequence ATGCAAAATGAATTATCGGAACAAACTAGAAAAATACTGCTGATCGTCATGATTGCAGGCTGTTTTTTCTCCACTTTAAATCAGACATTACTCAATGTCGCACTAAGTGATTTAATGAACACCTTTTCGGTATCGCCTACAACAATTCAATGGCTCGCAACAGGTTTTATGCTTGTGAACGGAATTTTGGTTCCAATTACGGCATTTTTAATGAAGCGCTTCTCAACACGCCAACTGTTTATTAGTGCGATGCTATTTTTATTAGCCGGTTCTGTTGTAGCAGCATGTGCGATGAACTTTGGCATGCTTTTAACAGGACGTATGATTCAAGCTGTAGGAGCAGGTATTATTTTGCCTTTAATGATGACCGTAATTGTCTACTTGTTCCCTGAAGAAAGAAGGGGCGCTATTATGGGGAAAGTCGGATTTGCGATTATTTTTGCACCTGCCATTGCCCCGACTCTTGCAGGATTTATTATTGATTATTTATCATGGCGCTGGCTGTTCATCAGCTTAATTCCATTTATCGTTATTATTATTGTCTTAGCGTATAAATACTTGATGAATGTAAATGAAGGTGCGAAATCGAAAATCGATTTGATCAGCTTAATTTACTCAACATTCGGATTCGGTCTCTTATTGTTCGGGTTTAGTAGTGCCGGAAGCCGCGGATGGGATGATGGAGTTATTTTAACAACGATTGGTGCGGGATTGATTATTAGTATTCTGTTTTGCCAACGTCAACTGTCTTCACAGGATCCTTTACTGAATTTATCGGTATTCAGATATAAAATGTATTCCATGACGACGATTATAAATGTCGCAATTACGATCATCATGTATGCAGACTTGATTTTACTCCCGATGTATTTACAGGATGGCCGTGGTTTTTCTGCATTGGATGCAGGATTACTGCTGCTTCCCGGTGCGATTATCAATGCGTTTTTGTCACCGGTTACAGGGAAACTATTTGATAAGTACGGAGCAAAGCCTTTATTTATATTCGGTTTAGTTTTAGTTGCACTTTCGATGTGGCTCGTTATCGACTTGTCTTCTACTACTTCGTATGTATATATTCTAGTACGCACCATTATTTTACGGATTGGGCTGGCATTTATTACAATGCCGTTAAATACGGCTGCCCTTAATGCGATTCCAAGAGAACTGGCCTCACACGGGTCTGCCGTAAACAATACAATCCGTCAACTTGCTGGTGCAATCGGAACGGCTGTCATCGTAACAGCGTATACACTGCAGTTAACCGGTACATCCGTTCAGGTAAACGAAAGTTATGCAAATGCGGCTAGTTCAACATATTTCTATATGTTCCTATTAGCAATCGTTGCCTTTATTGTCGTACTTTTCGTTCCTAAACATAAACGGACAATGCCCGCTCAAGAAACAAACTAA
- a CDS encoding NADPH-dependent FMN reductase — translation MKVVAIVGSIRKESYNLKIAKYIQARYADKFDLEILDLTPLPMYNQDIEMDPPKAVLNFKAKVKEADAVLWITPEYNATIPGVLGNAIDWLSRVDKVMNGKPSIIMGSSMGMLGSVKAQMHLRDILFAIGLNSPILPGNEVYIGAVHEKIDALGQLTDEATIAFLDGVIVNFVEWMKKF, via the coding sequence ATGAAAGTTGTAGCAATTGTAGGAAGTATCCGTAAAGAATCATACAATCTAAAGATCGCAAAATATATTCAGGCACGATATGCTGATAAGTTCGATTTGGAAATTCTGGATTTAACCCCTCTGCCGATGTATAACCAGGATATCGAAATGGATCCTCCAAAAGCAGTATTAAACTTTAAGGCAAAAGTAAAAGAAGCTGATGCAGTTCTTTGGATAACACCTGAATATAACGCTACAATCCCCGGTGTGTTAGGAAACGCCATCGACTGGCTAAGCCGTGTGGATAAAGTGATGAACGGCAAACCATCCATTATAATGGGGTCATCAATGGGAATGTTAGGTTCTGTTAAAGCCCAAATGCATTTGCGAGATATTTTATTTGCAATCGGTTTAAATTCCCCGATTTTACCTGGTAACGAAGTGTATATTGGAGCCGTTCATGAAAAAATTGATGCGCTAGGACAACTGACAGATGAAGCGACAATCGCATTTTTAGACGGCGTGATTGTGAACTTCGTGGAATGGATGAAGAAGTTTTAA